The Haloarcula sp. CBA1127 genomic interval GTTATCAACGCGATATACGGGTTCACGCTACTGTACCTGCTCACCTTCGGTATCGCGACGGTGTTTCTCCTCCTCGATGCGGGCCGTGTCGGGCTCGACCTAACTGTTTTTGAAGCCCTCAGCGCAAGCCTGGCGACCATCGGGAATATCGGTCCCGGGTTCGGGTTTCTGGGGCCGTTCGGGACCTACGAACTCTTCCCGGAAACCAGCAAACTGCTGATGATATTCCTGATGTGGATCGGTCGACTGGAGATAATCCCCGTGTTCGTGCTATTCACGGGTGCGTTCTGGAACGAGTGAGTCCGGGAGACATCTTCTGTCGCTGTTTGTAGCTGCCAGTTCAGTTATATTCCTCCCAGATAGAGATGTGAGTATGTCTAGTCATGAAAACGAGCCGACACCGCCTGAGGGGGTTCCGGATAACGTGGCGACGGAACTGCCCCAGTTGACGCCTGACGAACTTCGCAATACGATTATTTACGCGCAGGAACTGCTGCGATTCCACGACGAGACGGAATCGCCGGTGGAGCCGGGCCCCAACGAGGAAATCCTCCGCGCGACCAAACGCGATGGCTACACCGAGGTGGTGAAGCGGACTACCTGTGCTGAAGAATGTGATGACTGCCCACACGGACCGTATCTCTACCACGTCAAGGAGGAGACCAGACCCGAAGGCGGAACGAAAGTCCGCTGGATGTTCCTCGGCGAGGTGTACCCTGACGAAGAGTGAAAGACAGCGGGGCGACCGCTCAGCTACGGGTCGAGACCGTACAGCCCGGCTCGGATGAACACGAGTATCGGGATAATCTCAAGTCGGCCGACCCACATATTCAACACGAACATCCCCTCCGCAAGCGCGGGCATCGACGGGCCGGTGATGCCCGATGAAAGGCCGACGTTCCCCTGCGCGCTGGCGACTTCGAACAGGGCATCGGCGTAGCCGAACGCTGGTCCCGCGACGTTGGTGAGGACAACGCTGCTGGTGACGAGAATGATGAGCCACAGCAGCGTGACGATGGCCGCTTCGCTGAACTCCCGCTCCATCGACTCACGGTCGAGCGTCCGGTCGCCAATACGGGCCGTAATCACCGCGTTCGTCGGGAGGAACACTCGCGAGAATTGCCAGATGATGCCGCGAACGATGGTGTAGCCCCGGATGATTTTGATGCCTCCGACAGTGGACCCCGCAGCGCCGCCAAGCACCATCGCACCGGCCACGAGCACCTTGCCGCCGGCGAGCCAGCGACCGATTGGTGCCGACTGGAAGCCGGTACAGCTGAGGGCGCTGACCCACTGGAACGTCGAGTCCCGGACCGCATCAAGCTGTGCGGCGTCGAGCATCGGCACCGAAAACGGCAGGAATGACTGGGTGGCAAACGCCTCAGTCGTCGCAGGAACGGACCACGCGTTCTGTGCTGAGAGACCGACGACGCCGAGCGCAAGCAGGATGAACAGCCAGCGGGTCTGCAGGTCCGTCACCAGTTCGCGAACCTGCCTGTCGTGTAAAACGACGTAGTGGACCGGGAACGCAATCGCACCGAGAATCATAATCGGCAACAGGACGGTCTCGACAAGCGGTGAGTTGTACGTCGCAATCGAGTTGTCAGTGACCGAGAACCCGCCGGTCGTGAGCCCAGTCATGGCATGGTTGAGTGCCTGCCAGGCGACCTCCCACAGCGGCAGCGACTCCGCGTACTCGCTGTCGCTGGCGAGGATAGCACCGAACAGCAGTGCGAACGAGAGAACCGTGTAGCCGGCGACAAGTTTCCAGACCGTTCGGACGGTGGAGACGACGCTCGGGTGGATCTTTTCCTCGCGGGCCTCGCTCTGGTAGAGTGCGTAACTGCCGCTGCCAGGCCGTGACAGGATAGACACGGTCAGGACGATGACGCCGACGCCGCCGACGTACTGGATGAACGACCGCCACCACTGGACTGCGCGGGGGAGCGAAGGCTCGTGAATCGCCATCGTCAGGCCGCTCCCGGTCCATCCGCTCATGCTCTCGAAAAAGGCATGGAGCGGATTCCGGAAGTACGCCAGACTGGAAAGCGTCGTGGTTCCGCCGACCCTGATCGGCTCCCACGTACTCGTGTCCGTTCCGACCGGGACGAACGTATCCATGACAGCAGGAGGCGTGAACCACGCGGTCAACAGGAACGGCAACGAGCCGAACGCGGCGACCAGCAGCCACCCGCCGGCGGCGATGACCATGCCGTGTTTCATCTGTGGGGCTGGAGCATCGGTGAACCCCCGGTTTGCGAGGCCACCGACAGCGGCGGTCACCCCGGCCGCAGTGAAGAACCCGAACGCGGCGTAGAACTCCCGAAAGCCCAGCGCAATCACGGCCGTAATCGTCATCAGCCCAGCCTCCATCAGCAGGAGGGACCCGATATCGCGGGCGATTGTCTTCAGGTCCGTCGGGAGCAGCCCGCCGTTCCGTCGCGACATATCAGTTGTGGTCCTCGGAGTGACCGAAGATGTCGGTCACCCCCGGCGTCGCACCCTCTCCCGAGTAGACCGTGAGGAGGTCGTCCGCCTCGATACGCGTATCGCCGCGGGGCGTTATTGGGTCACCATCGCCATTACGCTCGATGGCTACGATAAGCGTCTGGCCGCCGATGAGACCCTCCGTGTTGGCTTCCTGCAGCGTCTTGCCCGCAATCGGCGCGCCTGGCGTGACCGTTATTTCGAACACTTCCGCCTGGTCGCCAATCCGCATGAAATCAACGATAGACGGCCGTTTGACGGCCCGATAGAGATACTCGGCGATAAGCCGCTGTGGGTTCTGCATCGTGTTGACGCCGATCTGGCGGAACACGTTCATGTGTTCTGGGTTGTGGACGACGGAGACGATGTCCGGCACTTCCAGTTCCTGTGCCAGCAGACAGACCATGATGTTGGTCGCGTCCTGATCGGTCGTCGAGATGAGCGCATCGGCCCGGTCCGCACCGGCGTCCTCTAGCGTATCTTTCACCGTCGCGTCGTCGTTGATAACGAGACAGTCGTACTGTCTCGACGCACGTTCCGCCCGCTCCTTGTCGCGTTCGATGACGACGACCTCGTTCCCCCCCGCTGTCGCAATCTCAAGCAACGGCGACCCGATATCACCCGCACCGACGATGACAATATACATTTTTGCCAGTGTACTGAACCGATCGTTGAAAGCCTACCGTTCCCAGTCGCAGTGAGGATACTGCAGTAGTTCGGGTACGTCCCGCTCCCAAACCACTATACTATCGCCGATTGAACCGCACGGTATGGCACACTTAACCGAGCAGTTCGACCATCCGGCGTGGCTGACAGCCGCCGGGACGCTCGCCGGCTACGGCATCATCCTCCTGTTCATGTTCCTGTTGCTGTTTATTCTGCCGTACCTCCTGTTCCCGGCCTGACCGGAACCCGAGTCACCCGATTTCACTCGTATCTCGAATCGATGAGAAACCCGAGCGAGATGAGTCCACAGACCATCGACAGGAATCCGACGATAGCGAGGCCGAACGGCGGGTCGTCGCCGGGATAGGTTATGAGTCCGCCAAAGGAGCTGATACTGATGCCCCACAGGCCGACCGTTAGCACGAGGTCCGCATACGTGTTCCAGACGTCTTCGAGTGCGGGTTCGACGCGAGCGAGCCACCACCCGGACGTGTCCGCCTGAGAGGACGACCCGCGACCCAGAAGTTGGCGAACTGCGGGCCGGCCACCAGCAATGACGAGCACAGCAGTGGAGAGCACTGCAATTCCCGCCAGCGCTGATACTGGGGCCGCCTGGACCTGCAACAACAGAAACAGGCTGACGTAGCCCAGAACCGCGATGCCTGCTGCGAGTCCACGAAGTACGTTCCCGATGCTCATTTCCGGTTGCTGGCTTCCTTCGAACTGGTCGGTATAGTGTTGTCCGTCTTACTGTGACGCGATCGCTTCGCTGCTGCGGTCAATGTGGCCGCTACAGGGGTATCGCAGTTAGTAAATAGGTCCGTGTGAGAGTACACGTCGATGGAAGGGAAGGCAGCAGCGCCCGCAGCAGGGACGGTCCTCAACGCGCTCGCGACCGGCCGCGGCGCGGCGTTTGCTATCGACGAGTACACGACAGCGACCGTCACGCTCTCGACTGAGACCGACGGTGTTACCGGCGAGGTCGCCGGTGCGCCGGACGCCGACACACGGCTTATCGAGCGCTGTGTCGAGTACGTCATTGACGCCCACGGCGGCCCACAGAACGTGGGCGTGCCCGCGGTCTCCGGCGGGACCGTCCGCACCGAGAGCGAGGTCCCGATGGCGTCGGGACTGAAAAGCTCCAGTGCGGCCGCGAACGCAACCGTCATGGCGACGCTCGACGCGCTTGATGCGACCGAGCGGATGAGCCGCGAGGACATGGCCCGTCTGGGCGTCATGGCCGCTCGCGACGTGGGCGTCACCGTCACCGGGGCCTTCGACGACGCGTCGGCGTCGATGCTGGGCGGCGTCACCGTCACCGACAACGAGGACGACGCGCTCCTAGCCCGCGAGGAAATCGACTGGGACGTGCTCGTCTGGACGCCGCCGGAACAATCATTCAGTGCTGACGCGGATGTCGAGCGATGCCGGCAGATCGCGCCGATGGCCCGCCTCGTCGAGGACCTCGCGCTCGACGGCGATTACCAGCGGGCCATGACGGTCAACGGCCTCGCGTTCTCGGCCGCGCTGGGTTTCGAGACGGACCCGGTTCTCGACGCGCTCCAGCACGTCGAGGGCGTCTCGCTGTCCGGGACAGGACCGTCATTCACTGCCGTCGGCGAGCGGGCCGCACTCGAAGCCGTACAGGACGCCTGGGACGAGCGACCCGGGGCGACCTGGCTGACGACGACACAAACCGAGGGAACACACACAGTATGAGCACGAATCCGAACCCAGAGGACATGTCGCTGGACGAACTGCGCGACGAAATCCGGACTATCGACCGGGAGATCGTCGAGAAAATCGCACAGCGAACCTACGTGGCTGACACCATCGCACAGGTCAAAGATGAGAAGGGGCTGCCGACGACCGACGAACAGCAAGAGCAGGCCGTCATGGACCGCGCCGGCGACAACGCGGAGCAGTTCGACGTCGACGAGAACCTCGTGAAAGCGATTTTCCGGTTGCTGATCGAACTGAACAAGGTTGAACAAAGAGAGAGCCGGTAGCAGAAGAACGGCTTCAATAGGACTTCTATACGCGCATTAGTGGCTTGAGTGCGATGTTACTCGCTCCACCGTCCGAACTTTTGGACTCGACGGGCAGCCGGAAGAGTTGGTCCGGTCTGTCGCACCCGTGGTCAGCATAACTATCGTGAAAACCATGATTCAGGACTGTGCGACTCTCTTTTCAGTCCGAAGTCATTCTTCGTCAGTTGGTTCGAGTGGGACTCGGTCGACCTCCACTTCTCCATAGGCCTTCTCAGAGGAGAGGACATCCAATCCTCGCGTTTCCGCAGTCGCTACATGAAATGCGTCGAACGGCGTCATTCCCTCGTCGTAGTAGTTAACGGCTTTCAGAACTACCTGTTTCTCTTCCTCGTTTCGTACGGGGACGAGTTCGAGCAG includes:
- a CDS encoding shikimate kinase — protein: MEGKAAAPAAGTVLNALATGRGAAFAIDEYTTATVTLSTETDGVTGEVAGAPDADTRLIERCVEYVIDAHGGPQNVGVPAVSGGTVRTESEVPMASGLKSSSAAANATVMATLDALDATERMSREDMARLGVMAARDVGVTVTGAFDDASASMLGGVTVTDNEDDALLAREEIDWDVLVWTPPEQSFSADADVERCRQIAPMARLVEDLALDGDYQRAMTVNGLAFSAALGFETDPVLDALQHVEGVSLSGTGPSFTAVGERAALEAVQDAWDERPGATWLTTTQTEGTHTV
- a CDS encoding chorismate mutase encodes the protein MSTNPNPEDMSLDELRDEIRTIDREIVEKIAQRTYVADTIAQVKDEKGLPTTDEQQEQAVMDRAGDNAEQFDVDENLVKAIFRLLIELNKVEQRESR
- a CDS encoding potassium transporter TrkG yields the protein MSRRNGGLLPTDLKTIARDIGSLLLMEAGLMTITAVIALGFREFYAAFGFFTAAGVTAAVGGLANRGFTDAPAPQMKHGMVIAAGGWLLVAAFGSLPFLLTAWFTPPAVMDTFVPVGTDTSTWEPIRVGGTTTLSSLAYFRNPLHAFFESMSGWTGSGLTMAIHEPSLPRAVQWWRSFIQYVGGVGVIVLTVSILSRPGSGSYALYQSEAREEKIHPSVVSTVRTVWKLVAGYTVLSFALLFGAILASDSEYAESLPLWEVAWQALNHAMTGLTTGGFSVTDNSIATYNSPLVETVLLPIMILGAIAFPVHYVVLHDRQVRELVTDLQTRWLFILLALGVVGLSAQNAWSVPATTEAFATQSFLPFSVPMLDAAQLDAVRDSTFQWVSALSCTGFQSAPIGRWLAGGKVLVAGAMVLGGAAGSTVGGIKIIRGYTIVRGIIWQFSRVFLPTNAVITARIGDRTLDRESMEREFSEAAIVTLLWLIILVTSSVVLTNVAGPAFGYADALFEVASAQGNVGLSSGITGPSMPALAEGMFVLNMWVGRLEIIPILVFIRAGLYGLDP
- a CDS encoding PIN domain-containing protein, encoding MTVYVETDFLLALAKDTDWLQSSAEDALVEYDVETSPFSYLELLLARERYEFDYVPLVANLLELVPVRNEEEKQVVLKAVNYYDEGMTPFDAFHVATAETRGLDVLSSEKAYGEVEVDRVPLEPTDEE
- a CDS encoding TrkA family potassium uptake protein, whose translation is MYIVIVGAGDIGSPLLEIATAGGNEVVVIERDKERAERASRQYDCLVINDDATVKDTLEDAGADRADALISTTDQDATNIMVCLLAQELEVPDIVSVVHNPEHMNVFRQIGVNTMQNPQRLIAEYLYRAVKRPSIVDFMRIGDQAEVFEITVTPGAPIAGKTLQEANTEGLIGGQTLIVAIERNGDGDPITPRGDTRIEADDLLTVYSGEGATPGVTDIFGHSEDHN